TACTCCTCCGCGTGATCGAGCACCATCCGTACTGCTCGTTCCTTCAACTCTTTGGGATACCGCTTTCGTGTGTTCATGACTCCATCCTCTCAAAAGATGGAGCCTCCAGGAAACCCGGGGCGATTCAGAGCTAGCATTTAAACCTGTTTGAATAATCATTGTCCCGTGAAGCAAGGTGTTCGAGATCACGCTAATCTGATCGGGGTAGTCTGGCTTCGGTTCAAGGCCCGTAATTGAATAAAAGTCCTGATCTCCATCGTTTGCCATTGGATGCACGTGCGTAGATCCATAGTCATAACCGAAGCGGTATAAGAAAGTCATATCCATCGCCTTGGCTACCGATTTTGGTTTAGGCCGGTGCCATGTGGGTGGTGAATCTGACAGTGATTGTGCGCGCTTAACCTGCTCATCTGTCAAATTGAATAGGTCGACTGCTTTCGCCCCGCCGAATTCCGGATCACTACGTACGCGATTAATAGCATTGTACTGTTGAAGGAAAGACCAAGACTCAAAGATTTCGAACTCGTTCTTCTCATGAAGTTCATGCAAATGGAATAACCTGTCAAGTAAGCACCTATGAAGAATCCAGCAATCCTGGTAGTCCTCAATCTTCCATAATTCAAAAATGCCTCTCATAGTCATGTCGGTGCGAGCAAAAAAGTTTCGAATTATCGTATCCTTGATGCTTCGTGGTTCGCGCGCGAATTCAAAGAGAAGTGTGACTATAAAATTATGAAAGATGCCAAGAGCCTCCAAATATTTCTCAATTGGCTGATAATCACTTGAGCCAAACTTAGGCAATTTACTCCTTATTGGTCTTGCATCAGCAGAAGCCGCGTATGTGAAGCTCTGAATCTGCTAGCTCTCAATGCGATAGAAAGGCATTGACTGCCACTATTTAAGTGTATCTATCCATTAAGACTATGAATGGTTTGCTGCTAGGTCAACGGCATCCTGAGCTCCTTTTAAATAAAGCCCGTGATGTTCAAGCAAAAAATCAATCCAATAATCATGCCCTCTACCAGTACTCAGAAGTATCTTTTTTGATTGCGGCTCGATTATCTCCGCCGCAAAGTATCTGAGGCGGGGCGTTATGATATGCGTCGCTTCATGCCGTGCGCCTACGCCCTTTCCGGCTTCAAGCTCCTGGAATTTTCCATCTCTGAACTTCGCTAGTTTCTTCAATTCTTCTGTATCCTTTGCGGCATCAGTTTTCTTCAACATCTCTATTACCTTTGAAAAATTGCAACTGGTCTGCAAGCCGAGACTAAAGGCGAGATCAAGGAAAATCGCTACGCGATCCCAGCAGCTTGATGCATTACGCAAGCCTGCATCGATATAGAACCAAAAAAGACTGTCCGACATGGTTGGCCGCACATATGGAGGATCAGCCGTTTGCCGGACATTCGGTCGATGCAACGACGCCAACCCGATCGCGAAAGCTAACTGGTCAGAAATCCAAGCAATTTCCTGCCCCAAAAGATCAAAACGATATTTTTCGCTAATATCCCAAAACGTGGCTGGTCGATTTTTATTCTTCCTAGCCGGGACGACCGTATTTAGTCGCTGACGCACGTTTACGCATTCTCTCGGAATCAAAACCCATAAAGGATGGCGATCATCCCATGTCGGGATTAATCCTAATTTTGCTAGTTCACGTTCAAGTTCGACTGTAATTTCTTCAACTGTCATCTTGAATACTAAGGTTAACTTGGAATAAAGAAGTAGAGCTGATCTAAAGTAAGAAGGCCAATTGTGGCTGCTTTTAAATCAAAATCTTCCTGATGTGCCACGCCATGACTGACAGAGTGCCGAGATATTTTGGGCCGACTGCTCGGATCAAAATTGGCGAAGTAGGCTTCCTTCAAGAATCGTTCAAAGTTTCTGGGAAACAGCCAGCTGGCCTCATGAAGCCTTTCTTGGCTGGCTACAACGTGGGCGCTGGCAAGATTGGCTTGCGTTGGCGCTAGCTGCTCAAGGCCTCTCTCAAGAAGGGTTCTCATCATTCCTTCTAGCCTGGGATAGATAATGGCTGTTGCGCTAATGTAATCTTCTTTTTCATATTCCTCAAGTGCATGTTTCAATAGTTTGATATGTTCATCGTAT
The genomic region above belongs to Actinomycetota bacterium and contains:
- a CDS encoding DUF5677 domain-containing protein yields the protein MPKFGSSDYQPIEKYLEALGIFHNFIVTLLFEFAREPRSIKDTIIRNFFARTDMTMRGIFELWKIEDYQDCWILHRCLLDRLFHLHELHEKNEFEIFESWSFLQQYNAINRVRSDPEFGGAKAVDLFNLTDEQVKRAQSLSDSPPTWHRPKPKSVAKAMDMTFLYRFGYDYGSTHVHPMANDGDQDFYSITGLEPKPDYPDQISVISNTLLHGTMIIQTGLNASSESPRVSWRLHLLRGWSHEHTKAVSQRVEGTSSTDGARSRGGV